Sequence from the Stenotrophomonas sp. 364 genome:
GGCCGGCAACGCCGTGGCCAACGGCCTGCCGTGGCAGGACGGTCTGGCCGGGTTGACCCGCGTGCCGGCGCAGGTGCTGGGCGTGGGCGACCGCATCGGCAGCATCGAGGTCGGCAAGCTGGCCGATCTGGTGCTGTGGGAAGGCGACCCGCTCGACGTGGGCCACTATGCCGAGCAGGTCTGGCTGGGCGGCCGCGCGATGCCGATGCGCTCGCGGCAGACCGAACTGCGCGACCGCTACATGACGCCAGCGTCGGCCGAACCGCGCGCATACTCGCGCTGAGCCCCATCCTGCGGCGGGCATCACGCCCGCCGCATCATCCGCCCGGGAGTGCCCATGGCGCTGCGCTGGTATTTCGATTTCGTCTCGCCCTTCGCCTACCTGCACTGGCAGCAGCTCAAGGCCCTGCCGCAGTTCGAGCGGATCACCCCGGTGCCGGTCGCGCTGGGCGCGGTGCTGCACCACCTGGGCAACCTGGGCCCGGCCGAGATTCCGGCCAAACGCCGCTTCACCTACCGCCAGGTGCTGTGGCAGGCGCAGCAGCAGGGCGTGCCGCTGCGCTTCCCGCCCGGGCACCCGTTCAACCCGCTGGCCGCGCTGCGGCTGTGCCTGGCCGCCGATGCCACCCCGGCATCGGTAGACATCCTGTTCAACTGGATCTGGCGCGACGGCCACGCCGCCGACAGTGCCGCCGCCCTGGCCCTGCCTGGCGCCATGCTGGACGTGGCCCATGTGGCCGAGGCGATCAGCGCGCCCGACGTCAAAGAGCAGCTGCGGCGCAATACCGATGCGGCCATCGCCGCCGGGGTGTTCGGGGTCCCTACCCTGTCCATCGACGGCGAGCTGTACTGGGGCAACGAGGCACACGCACTGATGCAGGCGGTCCTGGCCGATCCCGGCACGGTCCGTGGCGGGGAATGGGACCGGGTGGATACCCTGCCGGTAGCCGTCCAGCGCAGCCGCTGACCCGACGCCGGGCCCCCGGTCAGGCAGC
This genomic interval carries:
- a CDS encoding DsbA family protein, producing the protein MALRWYFDFVSPFAYLHWQQLKALPQFERITPVPVALGAVLHHLGNLGPAEIPAKRRFTYRQVLWQAQQQGVPLRFPPGHPFNPLAALRLCLAADATPASVDILFNWIWRDGHAADSAAALALPGAMLDVAHVAEAISAPDVKEQLRRNTDAAIAAGVFGVPTLSIDGELYWGNEAHALMQAVLADPGTVRGGEWDRVDTLPVAVQRSR